In Pseudomonas sp. MTM4, one genomic interval encodes:
- the ettA gene encoding energy-dependent translational throttle protein EttA, whose amino-acid sequence MAQYVYTMHRLSKVVPPKREILKNISLSFFPGAKIGVLGLNGAGKSTLLRIMAGVDKEFDGEARAMPDLNVGYLPQEPELDASKTVREVVEEAVSSIKDAQARLDEVYAAYAEPDADFDKLAAEQAKLEAILQASDGHNLERQLEVAADALRLPPWDAKVEHLSGGEKRRVALCRLLLSAPDMLLLDEPTNHLDADSVAWLEHFLHDFPGTVVAITHDRYFLDNVAGWILELDRGAGIPYEGNYSGWLETKSNRLAQESKQQSAHEKAMKEELEWVRKGAKARQSKSKARLQRFEEMQSQEFQKRSETNEIYIPAGPRLGDKVIDFKNVTKGYGDRVLIEDLSFSMPKGAIVGVIGGNGAGKSTLFRMIMGKEQPDSGSIEIGDTVQVACVDQSREDLDGSKTVWEAVSDGSDMIRIGSYEVPSRTYVGRFNFKGGDQQKFVKDLSGGERGRLHLALTLKEGANVLLLDEPSNDLDVETLRSLEEALLDFPGAAIVISHDRWFLDRVATHILSYEDNGDIVFFEGNYTEYEADRKKRLGDAAAQPHRVKYKKLAQ is encoded by the coding sequence ATGGCTCAATACGTCTATACCATGCATCGGCTGAGCAAGGTCGTTCCACCGAAGCGCGAGATTCTCAAGAACATCTCCCTGTCCTTCTTCCCCGGCGCCAAGATCGGCGTGCTCGGCCTCAACGGCGCGGGTAAATCCACGCTGTTGCGGATCATGGCCGGCGTCGACAAGGAGTTCGACGGCGAAGCGCGGGCGATGCCCGACCTAAACGTCGGTTATCTGCCCCAGGAACCCGAGCTCGACGCGAGCAAGACGGTTCGCGAAGTGGTTGAAGAGGCCGTCAGCAGCATCAAGGACGCCCAGGCGCGCCTCGATGAAGTCTATGCCGCCTACGCCGAACCCGATGCCGACTTCGACAAGCTGGCCGCCGAACAGGCCAAGCTCGAAGCCATCCTGCAGGCCAGCGATGGCCACAACCTGGAACGCCAGCTGGAAGTCGCCGCCGACGCCTTGCGCCTGCCGCCATGGGACGCCAAGGTCGAACACCTGTCCGGTGGTGAAAAGCGCCGTGTCGCCCTGTGCCGCCTGCTGCTCTCGGCACCCGACATGCTGCTGCTGGACGAACCAACCAACCACCTGGACGCCGACTCGGTGGCCTGGCTGGAACACTTCCTCCACGACTTCCCCGGCACCGTGGTTGCGATCACCCACGACCGTTACTTCCTCGACAACGTCGCTGGCTGGATTCTCGAACTCGACCGCGGCGCGGGCATCCCTTACGAAGGCAACTACTCCGGTTGGCTGGAAACCAAATCCAACCGTCTGGCCCAGGAATCCAAACAGCAGTCGGCCCATGAGAAGGCCATGAAGGAAGAACTGGAGTGGGTGCGTAAAGGCGCCAAGGCCCGCCAGTCCAAGTCCAAGGCACGCTTGCAGCGCTTCGAGGAAATGCAATCGCAGGAATTCCAGAAGCGCAGCGAAACCAACGAAATCTACATCCCGGCCGGGCCGCGCCTGGGCGACAAGGTCATCGACTTCAAGAACGTGACCAAGGGCTACGGCGATCGCGTACTGATCGAAGACCTTTCGTTCAGCATGCCCAAGGGTGCCATCGTCGGCGTGATCGGCGGCAACGGCGCGGGCAAATCGACGCTGTTCCGCATGATCATGGGCAAGGAGCAGCCGGACTCGGGCAGCATCGAAATCGGCGACACCGTGCAGGTCGCCTGCGTGGACCAGAGCCGCGAGGACCTGGATGGCAGCAAGACGGTGTGGGAAGCGGTGTCCGACGGCTCCGACATGATCCGCATCGGCAGCTATGAAGTGCCGTCGCGCACCTACGTGGGGCGTTTCAACTTCAAGGGCGGTGACCAGCAGAAGTTCGTCAAGGACCTGTCCGGTGGTGAGCGCGGTCGCCTGCATCTGGCGTTGACGCTCAAGGAAGGCGCCAACGTGCTGCTGCTCGATGAACCGTCCAACGACCTCGACGTGGAAACGTTGCGTTCACTGGAAGAAGCCTTGCTGGACTTCCCCGGCGCGGCGATCGTGATTTCCCACGACCGCTGGTTCCTGGACCGGGTCGCCACGCACATCCTTTCCTACGAGGACAACGGTGACATCGTCTTCTTCGAGGGGAACTACACCGAGTACGAGGCCGACCGCAAGAAGCGCTTGGGCGACGCCGCCGCTCAGCCGCATCGCGTCAAATACAAGAAGTTGGCGCAGTAA